A section of the Rubritalea squalenifaciens DSM 18772 genome encodes:
- a CDS encoding MotA/TolQ/ExbB proton channel family protein, giving the protein MDTLFTILAQDDASLFESITGFFQKGGVFMYILLICSVASIAVIIFKAILLSQNAILPKSLVDKLNAYSDRGDEASANQISSELQSGDSVLHRLCKVVVDRAEHGGDEVQDAVQANAREELVGMQNGVQILEVVIVIAPLLGLLGTVSGITTVFDGFGNVDESKMTLMARGVSEALTTTIAGLAVAVPSVIAHSVFNRKIEAYSARMEVLLERFTGAMRNHGKGQDRAA; this is encoded by the coding sequence ATGGACACATTATTTACGATTCTAGCTCAGGATGATGCATCATTGTTCGAGAGCATTACCGGTTTCTTCCAGAAGGGGGGAGTCTTCATGTACATCCTGCTGATTTGTTCTGTAGCATCGATTGCGGTCATTATCTTCAAAGCCATTTTGCTGAGTCAGAATGCAATTCTTCCCAAGTCGCTCGTAGATAAGTTGAATGCCTACAGTGATCGTGGTGATGAAGCTTCAGCAAATCAGATCAGTAGTGAACTGCAATCAGGAGACAGTGTTCTTCATCGGCTTTGTAAAGTCGTGGTGGATCGTGCGGAGCACGGCGGAGACGAGGTGCAAGATGCGGTCCAGGCGAATGCCCGTGAGGAGCTGGTAGGTATGCAGAATGGAGTACAGATTCTTGAAGTGGTCATCGTGATCGCGCCTCTACTGGGCCTCTTGGGAACCGTGAGTGGTATCACGACTGTATTCGACGGATTCGGTAACGTAGATGAGTCCAAGATGACTCTGATGGCCCGAGGGGTTTCTGAGGCGCTTACGACTACGATTGCAGGTCTGGCTGTAGCGGTTCCCTCAGTGATTGCCCACAGTGTCTTCAACCGCAAGATCGAGGCATACTCAGCACGCATGGAAGTGCTGCTGGAGAGATTTACCGGGGCGATGCGTAACCATGGCAAAGGGCAGGATAGAGCTGCCTAA
- the moeB gene encoding molybdopterin-synthase adenylyltransferase MoeB, whose translation MPELTSAEKQRYARHFTLPEVGEEGQLKLKQSSVLCIGTGGLGSPAALYLAAAGVGRIGLVDSDHVESSNLQRQILHGESWIGKPKLESAAHRLHETNPHIEIELHEARFTAQNARQIAESYDIIIDGTDNFPTRYLSNDLAFFLNKPNIYGSIFRFEGQISVFAPHLGGPCYRCMLPEPPDPGSVPSCAEAGVLGVLPGIIGSLQAMEAIKLILGIGSPPLGKLVHYDALSTSFRSFNIRKDPQCPLCGDNPTVTDLIDYEGFCGLAPTNTMNEITITELKTKLDAGLDGILLDVRTPEEYAAAKIPGVTHHIPLQELPERYQEIPTNKTIYVHCKVGGRSAKACQFLSTVGINNTTNVKGGIDAYRDLIDPTLPPA comes from the coding sequence ATGCCAGAACTTACTTCAGCCGAGAAACAACGTTACGCCCGCCACTTCACACTTCCCGAAGTTGGCGAGGAAGGTCAATTGAAGCTCAAGCAATCCTCCGTACTCTGTATTGGAACTGGCGGCCTGGGATCCCCCGCAGCTCTCTATCTTGCAGCCGCAGGTGTGGGGCGCATCGGCCTGGTAGATTCTGATCATGTGGAATCCTCCAATCTGCAGCGCCAGATCCTGCACGGGGAATCTTGGATTGGAAAACCTAAGTTGGAGTCAGCCGCGCATAGACTCCACGAAACCAATCCCCATATCGAGATCGAGCTCCATGAGGCGCGTTTTACGGCTCAGAATGCCCGTCAAATCGCTGAGAGCTACGATATCATCATTGATGGCACAGACAACTTCCCCACCCGCTACCTTTCCAACGACCTGGCATTTTTCCTGAATAAGCCAAACATATACGGCTCCATCTTCCGCTTTGAAGGTCAGATTTCAGTGTTTGCCCCACACCTTGGCGGCCCCTGCTATCGCTGCATGCTACCGGAGCCTCCCGATCCCGGCTCGGTTCCCTCATGCGCCGAAGCAGGCGTACTGGGAGTACTCCCTGGAATCATCGGGTCACTCCAAGCGATGGAAGCGATCAAACTCATTCTGGGCATTGGCTCCCCACCATTGGGCAAGCTCGTGCACTACGACGCCTTGAGCACGAGTTTCAGATCATTCAACATCCGAAAAGATCCACAGTGCCCACTATGCGGCGACAACCCGACCGTAACCGACCTCATAGACTATGAGGGATTCTGCGGTCTAGCACCTACAAACACGATGAACGAAATCACCATTACCGAACTGAAGACGAAACTTGATGCTGGCCTGGATGGCATCCTGCTGGATGTCCGCACCCCCGAAGAATACGCGGCAGCCAAAATCCCTGGTGTGACTCACCACATTCCACTGCAGGAACTTCCCGAGCGCTATCAAGAAATCCCGACAAACAAGACTATCTACGTTCATTGCAAAGTGGGTGGACGTTCCGCCAAGGCCTGCCAATTCCTCTCCACGGTGGGAATCAATAATACCACAAACGTGAAGGGCGGAATTGATGCCTACCGCGATCTGATCGACCCCACACTGCCGCCTGCCTAA
- a CDS encoding ExbD/TolR family protein: MKFDYPKRQIPAIPIVALIDILVILLIFFIVTMQPKKKRPILDVSMPTVTEVEVKQIVEPRTVLAMSQNGEITLGPVKISDERQLVNYLTLLKENNPYTKLELELDKRVRLEQMIMIYEALTKAGFEANLPTRVREAKS; the protein is encoded by the coding sequence ATGAAATTTGATTATCCAAAAAGGCAGATTCCAGCGATTCCGATCGTTGCCTTGATCGATATTTTGGTGATTCTGCTGATCTTCTTCATCGTCACGATGCAACCGAAGAAGAAACGTCCGATTCTGGATGTCTCGATGCCTACGGTAACTGAAGTTGAGGTGAAGCAGATCGTGGAGCCCAGAACGGTCTTGGCGATGTCCCAGAATGGTGAAATCACCTTGGGGCCAGTCAAGATATCCGATGAGAGGCAGTTGGTAAATTACCTGACGCTTCTCAAAGAGAATAACCCATACACCAAGCTTGAGCTTGAGCTGGATAAACGAGTCAGGCTTGAGCAGATGATCATGATCTATGAGGCTCTGACCAAGGCGGGATTCGAAGCGAATCTCCCCACACGTGTGCGTGAAGCTAAGAGCTAG
- a CDS encoding helix-turn-helix domain-containing protein has protein sequence MQGKRVIGVLMDWYRPDVISGALAFCSGRDDLALDVRWAMRADWVNREVLENWHGVISHIYDAKAVKEILEEIDLPRVELNVATEHKHRILTDYAACAEMMVEELAEAGCNVVFMGKVNPANIMHHQLFEGAMKAVEKYPDMRFEYFSKEESSSMGQHFLDLACRIKELCDDGKVGFISPHTGVVHTVEEYLLGFGIRIPEQVALISLAKDAQKPEELAPVPVSTIELDHWTKGYQGAKLINHILRGRVNGNSEESIPPIGVQRRASTGATAEKDPYVDRLLELIQQSAHTPVSVGDLVKRCGLSRRPLEQRFMKETGMSILEVLNDTRIKIAQKMLRETGSTLEEVAEASGFTSAPYFSRAFKRETGMTPGSYRSKHKVR, from the coding sequence ATGCAAGGTAAGCGAGTAATCGGAGTCCTGATGGATTGGTACAGACCTGATGTGATTTCAGGTGCTCTGGCATTCTGTTCTGGTCGTGATGATCTGGCATTGGATGTGCGCTGGGCAATGCGTGCAGACTGGGTAAACAGAGAGGTTCTCGAAAATTGGCATGGAGTGATCAGTCATATTTATGATGCCAAAGCGGTAAAAGAGATCCTGGAAGAAATAGATCTGCCCAGAGTGGAGCTGAATGTGGCTACCGAGCACAAACACAGAATTCTCACTGATTATGCTGCTTGTGCAGAGATGATGGTAGAAGAGTTGGCTGAGGCGGGGTGCAATGTCGTCTTCATGGGAAAGGTGAATCCAGCTAACATAATGCATCACCAGCTCTTTGAAGGCGCAATGAAGGCTGTGGAAAAGTATCCGGATATGAGATTCGAGTACTTTTCCAAGGAAGAGAGCTCGTCAATGGGGCAGCATTTCTTGGATCTGGCCTGCAGAATTAAAGAATTGTGTGATGATGGAAAGGTAGGATTTATCTCGCCGCATACTGGTGTGGTGCACACGGTTGAGGAGTATTTGCTTGGTTTTGGGATTCGAATTCCTGAGCAGGTGGCACTGATCTCTTTAGCAAAAGATGCGCAAAAGCCTGAAGAGCTGGCTCCGGTGCCAGTCTCGACGATCGAGCTGGATCACTGGACCAAGGGCTATCAGGGGGCGAAGTTGATCAATCATATCCTGCGTGGCAGGGTCAATGGGAACAGTGAAGAATCAATTCCTCCTATTGGAGTGCAGCGCAGAGCCAGTACTGGTGCGACAGCAGAGAAAGATCCCTATGTTGATCGCCTGTTAGAATTGATTCAGCAATCTGCCCATACTCCGGTAAGTGTTGGTGATTTGGTGAAACGATGCGGTCTTAGCCGTCGACCACTTGAGCAGAGGTTCATGAAGGAGACAGGGATGTCTATTTTGGAAGTGCTCAACGATACACGAATCAAAATTGCGCAGAAGATGCTGCGTGAGACAGGTTCTACATTGGAGGAAGTTGCAGAAGCTTCAGGGTTTACTTCTGCACCTTATTTCTCAAGAGCATTCAAGCGTGAGACGGGGATGACTCCGGGAAGCTACCGCTCGAAACACAAAGTCAGATAA
- a CDS encoding NAD(P)/FAD-dependent oxidoreductase, translated as MYDLIVIGGGAAGFFGAITAAEHGANKVLILEKTANLLGKVKISGGGRCNVTHHCFEARELAKYYPRGEKSLIGPLSRWGAQDTVNWFQSRGVELKTEADGRMFPITDNSQTVIDCLISSAKKAGVQIQTSHGVNSIERIEDHLGSSHFTLLTDKGETLMSRSILLATGGTRLAAGAKLAESLGHTLAPPVPSLFTFKITHPLLRDLQGISVSQTKVQIETTKLTSSGPLLITHWGVSGPGILRLSAWGARTLADMNYQFTLRVNWLPDVDVNSEIQQLRTTWGKRQLTTRSPFEALSKRLWNRFLEVAEIPETQTWSQLSKQHARNLLTLLTESRFNVDGKSLNKDEFVTAGGVLLKDIKLKTMESKLCPGLYFAGEVMDVDGITGGFNFQNAWTTGRHAGLAIAENA; from the coding sequence ATGTACGATCTCATCGTCATAGGCGGAGGTGCCGCCGGCTTTTTCGGAGCTATTACAGCCGCAGAACACGGTGCTAACAAGGTTCTCATTCTGGAAAAAACAGCAAACCTGTTAGGCAAAGTCAAAATATCTGGTGGCGGACGCTGCAATGTCACCCACCATTGCTTCGAAGCGCGAGAACTCGCCAAGTACTACCCTCGGGGTGAAAAATCCCTCATTGGACCACTCAGCCGATGGGGGGCACAGGACACAGTGAACTGGTTCCAATCCAGAGGCGTCGAACTCAAGACCGAAGCTGATGGCCGGATGTTTCCTATCACCGATAATTCGCAAACCGTCATCGACTGCCTGATATCGTCAGCCAAAAAAGCCGGAGTCCAAATTCAGACATCCCACGGCGTAAACTCCATCGAACGCATAGAAGATCATCTTGGGAGCTCACACTTTACCCTGCTCACGGACAAAGGTGAAACTCTAATGAGCCGCAGCATTCTACTCGCTACTGGAGGCACACGTCTGGCAGCAGGCGCCAAGCTAGCCGAGTCACTGGGGCATACACTAGCCCCACCGGTCCCCTCACTATTTACCTTTAAAATCACCCACCCCTTACTTCGTGATTTGCAAGGCATCTCGGTCAGCCAAACAAAGGTACAGATCGAGACAACCAAGCTCACATCCAGCGGCCCTCTACTGATCACCCACTGGGGAGTCAGTGGCCCGGGCATTCTGAGGCTTTCCGCATGGGGTGCTAGAACTCTAGCCGATATGAATTACCAATTCACCCTGAGAGTCAACTGGCTGCCTGACGTGGATGTAAACTCGGAAATCCAACAGCTCAGAACTACATGGGGTAAACGCCAACTGACCACGCGAAGCCCTTTCGAAGCACTGTCCAAACGCCTGTGGAACCGCTTTTTAGAAGTGGCTGAAATCCCTGAAACCCAAACCTGGTCTCAACTCTCTAAACAACATGCCCGCAACCTGCTGACTCTACTCACTGAGAGCAGATTTAACGTGGATGGCAAATCCCTCAACAAAGACGAGTTTGTGACCGCTGGTGGTGTTTTGCTCAAAGACATCAAGCTCAAGACCATGGAGAGCAAACTCTGCCCAGGCCTCTACTTTGCCGGCGAAGTCATGGATGTAGATGGCATCACAGGAGGCTTCAATTTCCAGAATGCCTGGACGACGGGCCGGCATGCCGGCCTCGCCATCGCTGAAAATGCCTAG
- a CDS encoding ABC-F family ATP-binding cassette domain-containing protein gives MSEPAIASASELTVRYSHHTVLDGATLAIHAGERIGLVGRNGSGKSTFMKICARADDPDSGEYTTRNDLVIGYLPQNFELPEDATVLEATLSGAQYVQDLIAEYESCDPTTKRGADLMEKINHFDGWTIDSRATSLLSNLHAPDPERIISTLSGGEKRRVALARALLAQPDFLILDEPTNHLDTGSIEWLEIYLSRYTGTCLFVTHDRYFLDRIATKIVEIARGKCIAYDGNYTDYLVSRAERMAIEATNEHKRQRFLKKELEWVRRRPSARRTKSRDRLDKYFEIADQAPPEKEIDVDLIIPPALKLPNRVIEAEGLSKSIGDRVLFRNLDFKLEPGERIGIVGRNGMGKSTLIKTLLGFTEPDTGSVHIGARTEINYVDQNRLLLDDQKSIFDEVGEGQEYVKLGDETLGLRAYLKRFLFSDERINTKIELLSGGERSRVLLAKILKKGGNVLVLDEPTNDLDLNTLRLLEEALAHFEGSVLVVSHDRFFLNRVCTGILAFEDNGSIHFSPGSYDYYLEKKAERDAQAAAYEKLTTSKEKAKPTKNKGDEPRKLKWKEERELETIEEDILAAEEEVATQEAVINEPNFYAEHTHDYQDYETKLKEAQDKVSHLYSRWEELEAVRAAYENFKATN, from the coding sequence ATGTCCGAACCAGCAATCGCCAGCGCATCTGAACTCACCGTCCGCTACTCGCATCACACCGTGCTAGACGGGGCTACCCTCGCCATTCATGCAGGTGAACGCATTGGTCTGGTCGGGCGCAATGGCTCGGGCAAATCCACCTTCATGAAAATCTGCGCACGCGCAGATGATCCAGACAGCGGAGAGTACACCACGCGTAACGATTTGGTGATCGGCTACCTGCCTCAGAACTTTGAACTCCCTGAAGACGCCACGGTATTAGAAGCCACCTTATCTGGTGCCCAGTATGTACAGGACCTCATTGCTGAGTACGAGAGCTGCGACCCCACCACCAAAAGAGGCGCCGACCTCATGGAGAAGATCAATCACTTTGATGGCTGGACTATCGATTCACGAGCCACTTCCCTGCTGAGCAACCTGCATGCTCCAGACCCTGAACGCATCATCTCCACCCTTTCTGGAGGCGAAAAAAGACGTGTAGCCCTAGCAAGAGCTCTTCTGGCACAGCCTGACTTCCTCATCCTAGACGAACCTACAAACCACCTAGATACTGGCTCGATTGAATGGCTGGAAATCTACCTGTCGAGATATACCGGAACTTGCCTCTTTGTGACACACGATCGCTATTTCTTGGACCGCATCGCGACAAAAATTGTCGAAATCGCTCGCGGCAAATGCATCGCCTACGACGGCAACTATACCGACTACTTGGTTTCCCGTGCTGAGCGCATGGCCATCGAAGCCACCAACGAGCATAAACGCCAACGCTTCCTTAAGAAAGAACTCGAATGGGTGCGCCGCCGGCCATCTGCACGCCGCACCAAATCTCGAGACAGACTCGACAAGTATTTCGAGATTGCCGACCAAGCTCCTCCAGAAAAAGAAATTGATGTAGACCTCATCATCCCCCCCGCCCTCAAACTCCCCAATCGAGTCATCGAAGCTGAAGGGCTGAGCAAATCCATTGGCGATCGAGTCCTATTCCGTAATCTGGATTTCAAACTAGAGCCTGGCGAGCGAATCGGCATTGTGGGCCGCAATGGCATGGGAAAATCTACCCTCATCAAAACACTTTTAGGATTCACGGAGCCTGATACCGGGAGCGTCCACATCGGAGCTCGTACCGAGATCAATTACGTGGATCAAAACCGCCTGCTACTCGATGACCAGAAATCGATTTTCGACGAAGTTGGAGAGGGTCAGGAGTACGTAAAACTCGGCGATGAAACCCTGGGTCTTCGAGCTTACCTCAAACGATTCCTTTTCAGTGACGAACGAATCAACACTAAGATTGAACTCCTCTCAGGTGGTGAACGATCCCGAGTCCTTCTCGCGAAAATTCTTAAGAAAGGCGGTAATGTACTGGTACTTGACGAACCTACAAACGACTTAGACCTGAATACCCTCCGCCTGCTGGAGGAAGCTTTGGCACACTTCGAGGGCAGCGTTCTCGTGGTATCGCACGACCGATTTTTCCTGAATCGAGTATGCACAGGCATCTTGGCCTTTGAGGATAACGGCTCGATCCACTTCAGCCCAGGCTCCTATGATTATTATCTGGAAAAGAAAGCGGAACGAGATGCCCAAGCTGCTGCCTATGAAAAGCTGACAACCAGCAAAGAAAAAGCCAAGCCCACTAAAAACAAAGGTGACGAACCAAGGAAATTAAAGTGGAAAGAAGAGCGAGAGCTTGAGACAATTGAAGAGGATATTCTTGCTGCTGAGGAGGAGGTAGCCACCCAAGAAGCGGTCATCAATGAACCCAACTTCTACGCCGAACACACCCACGACTACCAAGACTACGAAACCAAGCTGAAAGAAGCTCAGGATAAAGTCTCTCACCTCTACTCACGATGGGAAGAGCTGGAAGCCGTTCGCGCTGCCTACGAAAATTTCAAAGCCACTAATTAA
- a CDS encoding helicase-related protein, protein MDRAAIIPGQRWVSDSEPEMGLGMILRVEHATLEVLFPAAEETRCYALESAPLRRVIYKVGEVIVTHDGKELEVSSLSEADGIVTYQTEEGDIPEAQLSDTMGFNMPHDRLYGGQVDEDHVYRLRAEALYRQNDIRKSPLRGYLGGRTDLLPHQLSIVSEVAKRLSPRVLLADEVGLGKTIEACMIMHRLHLTGRANRVLILLPEPLINQWFVELLRRFNMLFSIFYEGRCASIEENDPEANPFLDSQLVIASVDFLASNERRAEQAKEAGWDLLIVDEAHHLSWSQDEVSAEYEMVEGLASTVESVLLLTATPQQLGQEGHFARLRLLDPERFNDLDSFIAESEKYEEVATVVEQIENGDSVDLSQFSDHSSQVKELAEKLDSGDESARASLVESLLDGFGTGRVMFRNTRSSLTGFPERQAHLVELDGDEFEEKISWLVGLLNELGDEKVLLICETKEMVEEISEALLTEVQVNVAHFHEELSLLQRDRNAAYFAEEEGARVLLCSEIGSEGRNFQFAHHLVLFDLPKDPELLEQRIGRLDRIGQTSTIHIHVPYALESSGELWARWYHEGLGALEQNVHGATEIFQVFEDELLDLEESFDEDDVERLIEATVEQRETVGQRLAGGYDRLLELNSYHPAEAKAVIKKLQAADADPHFEEFLVRMLDYFGLDVEDLSDRTYFIKPGNLITDAFPNIPDEGVSVTFDRAKALAREEMTFMTWDHPIARACFDLFLGSESGNATFGVWEKNGEKGILMEEYFVIEVIAPSDLHIDRFLPATPIRVVVDHNGADLSNEKALLNAKLRKGGLRKLLAKPVVKQHLVPKMLDQLESLAKAQMPAVIDGARKEMKKQLRAEIRRIKALAAVNPMIGEEEIEALENHMKVLDEAIQSARLRPDALRMVWIEPTR, encoded by the coding sequence ATGGATAGAGCAGCGATTATTCCAGGTCAGCGGTGGGTGAGTGATTCGGAACCTGAAATGGGTTTGGGAATGATTCTCAGGGTAGAGCATGCGACGCTTGAGGTGTTATTCCCGGCTGCCGAGGAAACACGTTGTTATGCACTGGAGTCAGCTCCTCTCCGCCGAGTGATTTATAAGGTGGGTGAAGTCATTGTCACACACGATGGGAAGGAATTAGAAGTGTCTTCTCTATCAGAAGCTGATGGAATTGTTACTTATCAAACTGAGGAGGGAGATATCCCAGAGGCTCAGTTGTCAGATACCATGGGCTTCAATATGCCTCATGATCGTCTCTATGGAGGCCAAGTGGATGAAGACCATGTCTATAGGCTCAGAGCTGAGGCCCTCTATAGACAAAACGATATTCGTAAATCGCCTCTAAGGGGGTATTTGGGAGGTAGGACCGATCTCTTGCCTCACCAGCTCTCGATCGTTAGTGAAGTGGCAAAGCGCTTGAGTCCTAGAGTTCTACTGGCTGATGAAGTGGGGCTTGGGAAGACCATTGAGGCTTGTATGATCATGCACAGGCTTCACCTCACTGGGCGTGCCAACCGAGTCTTGATTTTGCTGCCAGAGCCATTGATTAACCAGTGGTTCGTAGAGTTACTTCGCCGCTTCAATATGCTTTTCAGCATCTTTTATGAAGGCCGCTGTGCTTCCATAGAAGAGAATGACCCTGAAGCTAATCCGTTTCTGGATAGTCAGCTCGTCATAGCGAGTGTGGATTTCTTGGCATCCAATGAGCGACGTGCGGAGCAGGCCAAAGAAGCAGGCTGGGATCTGTTGATTGTCGATGAAGCTCATCACTTGAGCTGGTCACAGGACGAAGTGAGTGCTGAGTATGAGATGGTCGAAGGCTTGGCCTCTACGGTCGAGAGTGTTTTGCTGCTGACAGCAACTCCTCAGCAGCTGGGCCAAGAAGGTCATTTTGCGCGACTACGTTTGCTCGATCCAGAGAGGTTTAATGACTTAGATAGTTTCATTGCTGAGTCCGAGAAGTATGAGGAAGTAGCCACGGTGGTGGAACAAATCGAGAATGGAGACTCAGTCGACCTGTCTCAGTTCTCGGATCATTCCTCACAAGTCAAGGAATTGGCTGAGAAACTGGATTCTGGCGATGAAAGTGCACGTGCCTCTCTTGTGGAAAGTTTACTTGATGGTTTTGGTACGGGCCGTGTGATGTTTAGAAATACACGCTCTAGTCTAACAGGGTTTCCTGAGAGGCAGGCTCATCTGGTGGAGTTGGATGGGGACGAGTTTGAGGAGAAGATTTCATGGCTGGTAGGTTTATTGAATGAGCTGGGCGACGAGAAGGTGCTGCTGATCTGTGAAACTAAAGAGATGGTCGAGGAGATCTCCGAGGCGCTTCTTACGGAGGTTCAGGTGAATGTTGCTCATTTCCATGAGGAGTTGAGTCTTTTGCAGCGTGATCGTAATGCCGCTTACTTTGCTGAGGAGGAGGGGGCGCGAGTTCTGCTCTGTTCAGAGATTGGTAGTGAGGGCCGAAACTTCCAGTTTGCTCATCACTTGGTTCTCTTTGATCTGCCGAAAGATCCTGAGCTTCTGGAGCAGCGAATCGGGCGACTCGACCGGATTGGGCAAACCAGCACCATTCATATTCATGTGCCTTATGCCCTTGAAAGCTCAGGAGAGTTATGGGCGCGATGGTATCATGAAGGTCTGGGTGCTCTGGAACAAAACGTGCATGGAGCTACAGAAATCTTTCAGGTTTTTGAGGACGAGTTGCTCGATCTCGAGGAATCATTTGATGAAGACGATGTCGAGCGTTTGATTGAAGCTACAGTAGAGCAAAGGGAGACAGTTGGCCAGAGGTTGGCTGGTGGTTATGATCGTCTGCTGGAGCTTAACTCTTATCACCCGGCTGAGGCAAAGGCGGTCATTAAGAAACTACAGGCGGCAGATGCAGATCCTCATTTTGAGGAGTTTCTAGTACGCATGTTAGATTACTTTGGTCTCGATGTAGAGGACCTGAGTGATCGTACCTACTTCATCAAGCCCGGGAACCTCATTACCGATGCCTTTCCTAACATTCCTGATGAAGGGGTGAGCGTTACCTTTGATCGTGCCAAGGCGCTTGCTCGTGAAGAGATGACTTTCATGACTTGGGATCACCCAATTGCAAGGGCTTGCTTCGATCTCTTCCTGGGATCCGAATCAGGTAATGCCACCTTTGGTGTTTGGGAGAAGAATGGAGAGAAGGGGATCCTTATGGAGGAGTACTTTGTGATCGAAGTGATTGCGCCGAGCGACTTGCATATCGATCGTTTCCTGCCGGCCACTCCAATACGAGTGGTGGTAGATCACAACGGTGCGGACCTCTCCAATGAGAAGGCCCTACTCAATGCCAAACTCAGAAAAGGAGGGTTGCGCAAACTACTCGCAAAACCAGTGGTGAAACAGCATTTGGTGCCAAAGATGCTAGATCAGCTAGAATCGCTTGCTAAGGCTCAAATGCCTGCAGTCATTGATGGTGCCAGGAAAGAGATGAAGAAACAGCTCAGGGCTGAGATTAGACGCATCAAAGCCTTGGCTGCAGTTAATCCAATGATTGGAGAAGAAGAGATAGAGGCACTTGAGAATCATATGAAGGTGCTGGATGAAGCGATTCAGTCAGCACGCCTGAGACCTGATGCACTGCGTATGGTTTGGATTGAGCCCACACGCTGA
- the def gene encoding peptide deformylase produces MVLNIVQYGDPVLRKKCREVEQVDKEIEQFVDDMLETMRDAQGVGLAAPQVGVDLRLAVVDVAHDPECISFLKVNGEDAKLEDIMPLVFINPELKFGKDKDLDTEGCLSIQEIRAKVRRPVVVKATLPQLDGSVLHIETDGLLSRAIQHEVDHLNGILFTDRVSSVAKTRLKRKLQNLADTDWEPHGETPNLAK; encoded by the coding sequence ATGGTTTTAAATATTGTTCAATACGGTGATCCGGTCCTGCGCAAGAAGTGCAGAGAGGTGGAGCAAGTGGATAAAGAAATCGAGCAATTTGTCGATGATATGCTCGAGACCATGCGTGATGCCCAAGGTGTTGGCCTTGCTGCTCCACAAGTGGGTGTTGACCTGCGTCTTGCCGTAGTGGATGTAGCCCATGATCCGGAATGCATCAGCTTCCTCAAGGTCAATGGCGAGGATGCTAAGCTGGAAGACATCATGCCTTTGGTGTTTATTAACCCAGAGTTGAAGTTTGGTAAGGACAAAGATTTGGATACCGAAGGCTGCTTGAGCATCCAGGAAATACGTGCCAAAGTTCGTCGTCCAGTCGTAGTCAAAGCGACTTTGCCGCAGCTTGACGGCAGTGTGCTGCACATTGAGACTGATGGTCTTCTCTCCAGAGCGATCCAGCATGAAGTGGATCATCTCAATGGGATTTTATTCACTGACCGTGTGAGCTCCGTAGCGAAAACACGCTTGAAGCGTAAGCTCCAGAATCTGGCTGATACAGATTGGGAGCCCCATGGTGAGACTCCCAATCTTGCCAAATAA
- a CDS encoding LysE family translocator gives MDLSAVISEWMAFAGVMALGQFSPGPDMLLLTRTALAKGWKAGCATALGIALGLGIHSAIALFGLAALLMQGGIVSIGLTSAAVLYLLWLGWQLFREAWSNPDLRMGNPEYRSEESFWKSWRRGFLCNLLNPKVAVFLAGVVMPFLGTASGSSWALVLWLTIVFEGMILWCLWACLLQMKGVKAAYKRLSRWVDALFGAILWILAAFLISSLI, from the coding sequence ATGGATCTCTCTGCAGTGATTTCAGAATGGATGGCTTTTGCAGGTGTGATGGCTTTGGGTCAATTTTCCCCAGGGCCAGATATGCTGCTTCTCACACGTACGGCATTGGCCAAAGGCTGGAAAGCTGGCTGCGCGACTGCTCTGGGAATTGCCTTGGGGCTTGGCATTCATTCGGCGATAGCTCTTTTCGGGCTTGCTGCTCTTCTCATGCAGGGGGGTATCGTGTCGATAGGCCTGACTTCTGCGGCCGTATTGTATTTGCTTTGGCTCGGATGGCAGCTTTTCCGGGAAGCCTGGTCGAACCCAGATTTGCGTATGGGGAATCCAGAGTACAGGTCTGAAGAGTCTTTCTGGAAGTCTTGGCGGCGTGGATTTCTCTGTAACCTGCTGAACCCTAAAGTTGCTGTGTTTTTGGCTGGGGTGGTAATGCCATTTTTAGGAACTGCTTCAGGGAGCAGCTGGGCATTGGTGCTCTGGCTTACGATTGTTTTTGAGGGAATGATACTATGGTGTCTGTGGGCTTGTTTGCTGCAAATGAAAGGCGTGAAAGCTGCCTATAAGAGGTTGAGCCGATGGGTGGACGCTCTGTTTGGGGCGATTTTGTGGATATTAGCCGCATTCTTGATTTCCTCGCTTATCTAG